GATCAGCGCCGAGGCGAAGGCACCGGCCAGGATGGCATACTGCTGCAGGCGCGGGGTGGCGCCGACCAGGTAGCCGGTCTTGAGGTCTTGCGAGGTGGTGCCGGCATTGCTGGCGGCGATGCAGACGATGGCGCCGACCGACAGCGCGGTGACGTAGTAGCGTCCGCCGGTCCAGCCCATCGCCAGGAAGATCAGGCAGGTGAACAGCAGCGTCGCCACCGCCATGCCGGAAATCGGGTTCGACGAGGAACCGACCTCGCCGGTCAGGCGCGAGGACACGGTCGAGAACAGGAAGCCGAACACCAGGATCAGCAGCGCCCCCAGCAAATTCATGTGCAGCGGCGTGGCGAAGGTGATCACGGCGATGATGCCGAGGCAGCCGATGACGACCCACTTCAGCGGGATGTCCTGCTCGGTGCGCGGCAGCGGCGCGCCGGGCACGCCGGCAGATGCACCGGCCGTGGACGGCGCGCCCATGCGCATGCCGGCCAGGCCGCCCTTCAAGCCGTTCCAGATGGTCGGCAGCGAACGCGCCAGGCTCACCAGGCCGCCGGCCGCGACCGCGCCGGCGCCGATGTACAGCACGTAGGCGCTGCGGATGTCGTCCGGCCCCATGTCCTTGATGAGCATGGTGCCCGGCGCCAGCGGCACGGTCAGCAGCTCGCCGAAGAACTTGATCATCGGGATCAGGAGCAGGTAGGACAGCACGCCGCCGGCCGCCATCGTCATGGCGATGCGCGGGCCGATGATATAGCCGACGCCGAGCAGCTCGGGCGAAATCTCGGCGCCGGCCGATCCGGCCTTCAGCGGCGCGCCGAACACGAAGTCGACCGTGTCCTTCCACAGCTTGAGCGAGATGTTGAAGACTTTATACAGCAGGCCCAGTCCGAAGCCGCCGAAGATGATGATGGCGCGCCGGCGCGCCGCCAGCGCCTCGCTCGACCCTTCCAGGCGCGCCTCGCCCGCGGCCTCGCGTGAGGATGGCGTGGCCGCGGCCTTGAGCACCTCGGCGCAGGCGGTGCCTTCCGGGTATTTCAGTTCGCGGTGCTGGTCGACGATCATGGTGCGGCGCATCGGGATCATCATCAGGATGCCGAGCAGGCCGCCCAGGATCCCGACCAGCATCACGCGCGAGATTTCCAGGTCGAAGCCGAGGATCATGATGGCCGGCATGGTCACGCCGAGGCCGAAGGCGAGCGACTCGCCGGCCGAACCGGCGGTCTGGGTGATCGAGTTTTCCAGGATGGTCGACTCGCGCCCGCCGGCCTTTTTCGCCAGCCCGAACAGGGTAATGGCGATCACCGCCACCGGAATCGAGGCGCTCACCGTCAGGCCCACCTTCAGCACCAGGTACAGCGAAGAGGCGCCGAACACCATGCCCAGCACCACGCCCATGACCAGCGCGCGCAGCGTCATTTCGGGCAGGGCGCTGGACGCCGGGATGTAGGGCTTGACGGCGGGCGGCTGGGGATCGTACGGCATCGGGTGTCCTTCGGATGAAACGACGACTGCAAACGTGGCGTGCCAGGTGGCATGCGGCAGGACCGCCGGCATCGCCGGGCGGGCCGTGAAAGCGTGACTATCGCACATGCCGTAGTGGAAGAAAAGCGGATTATAATCGGCCCTTGCCCTCCCGCCCGGCGCGGTTTCTGGCCGTTTCGGCCACACGGACATCGCCCCCGCCGCACGCCGCGGCGGCGCCGATGTCCCCTATTAGGAAGCACAGTTTTGGCAAATCATGTTCCCCAGGCGCCCGGTCGCCAGTCCAAGCCCAAGTCGTTCGGCCGCGTGCGCGGTTTCATCCTGCTGGCGCTCGCCGCCCTGCTGCTGCTGGCGGCCGGCGTGGCGGGCTACGTGATGCTGCGCGTGCTGCCCAACGTGCCGGCGCTGGACGCCGTGACCGATTACCGGCCCAAGATTCCGCTGCGCATCTATACGGCAGACAACGTGCTCATCGGCGAGTTCGGCGAAGAACACCGCGACTTCGTCCCGATCAAGCAGATTCCCGACCTGATGAAGAAATCGCTGCTGGCGATCGAGGATGCGCGCTTCTACGAGCACGGCGCGATCGACGTCAAGCGCGCGCTGGGCGCGGTCGGCGCCAACATCCGCAGCGGCTTCGGCGCCGGCGGCGCCTCCACCATCACCATGCAGGTGGCGCGCAACTTCTTCCTGTCGCGCGAAAAGCGCCTGGGCCGCAAGATCAACGAGATCGCGCTGGCCTACAAGATCGAGGCGGCGCTCTCCAAGGACGAGATCCTGGAGCTGTACATGAACCAGATCTACCTGGGCCAGCGCGCCTACGGCTTTTCCAGCGCGGCGCGCACCTACTTCAACAAGCGCCTCGACCAGTTGTCGGTGGCCGAGACCGCGATGCTGGCCGGCCTGCCGCAGAACCCGTCGCGCCACAACCCGGTGGCCAACCCGAAGCGCGCGCGCGAACGCCAGCACACCGTGCTGGCACGCATGCGCGCGCTCGACTACATCAGCGAGGCCGAGTACCAGAAGGCCCTGGCGGAACCGCTGCACATCAATACCCGCGGCCAGGAATTCGACACCCACGCCGAGTACGTGGCCGAACTGGCGCGCCAGGCGGTCTACAGCCAGTTCAAGGAAGAAGCCTATACGCGCGGCATCCGGGTCACCACGACGATCCTGAAGGCCGAGCAGGAAGCCGCCTACGCCTCGGTGCGGCGCAACGTGATCGCCTACGACCAGCGCCACGGCTACCGCGGTCCGGAAGGCCGCATGGAATTGCCGGACGATCCGGTCGAGCGCGAGGATGCCATCAACGAAGCGCTCGGCAGGCGCCCGGTCAGCGACGGCCTGCTGCCGGCGGTGGTGCTGGCCGCCTCCGCCAAGTCGGTGCGCGTCGAGACCGTCGATGGCGACACCGTCGACATCAAGGGCGCCGGCCTGAAGTTCGCCGCCGCCGGCCTGGCGGGCAATGCCAAGGACACGTTGCGCATCGCGCCGGGCGCCATCGTGCGGGTGGCGCGCGACGCCAAGGACAACTGGTCGATCACGCAGGTGCCGCAGGTGGCGGCCGCCTTCGTCGCCATCGACGCCGACAGCGGCGCCTACCACGCGCTGGTGGGCGGCTTCGACTACAACTTCCAGAAGTTCAACCACGTGACGCAAGCCTGGCGCCAGCCCGGTTCCGGCATGAAGCCATTCATCTATTCGGCGGCGGTCGAAAAAGGGTATTCGCCGGCCACCCGCATCCTGGATGCGCCGCTGGACCTGGCCGGAGAAGACGCCGGCAAGACCTGGTCGCCGCAGAACGACGATTTCAAATGGGACGGCCCGATCAGCATGCGCCGCGCGCTGGCCGAATCCAAGAACGTGCCGTCGGTGCGCCTGCTGCGCGCCGTGTCGGTGCCGTTCTCGCACGAATTCCTGGGCCGCTTCGGCTTCGACCTGGCGCGCCAGCCGAAGAATTTCACCCTCGCGTTGGGCACCGGTTCGGTCACGCCGCTGCAGATGGCCGGCGCCTACGCGGTGTTCGCCAACGGCGGCTACGCGGTCCAGCCCTACCTGATCGCGAAAATCGAGGATGCCGACGGCAAGATCATCCAGCAGGCCAAGCCGCCGACCGTTCACAACGAAGAGCAGCGCGTGCTGGACGCGCGCAATGCGTTCATCACCGACAGCATGCTGCGCGACGTGACCCGCTACGGCACCGGCGCCGCCGCCACCAAGGCGCTGGGACGCAACGACATCGCCGGCAAGACCGGCACCACCAGCGACGCGGTGGACGGCTGGTTCTCCGGCTACGGCGGCAACGTGGTGGCGGTGGCCTGGATGGGCTACGACGATCCGAAGTCGCTGGGTGGACGCGAATTCGGCGCCACCCTGGCGCTGCCGATCTGGATCGACTACATGAAGGTGGCGCTGGCCAAGCGTCCGCAGGAAGAACGCGCGCAGCCGGAAGGCCTGGTGCGCGAGAACGACGACTGGGTCTACGCCGAGTATGCCGAGACGCCGGTGCTGGGCGGCGTCGACCTCGACCAGCAGCCGGCCGCCGACCCGAATGCGGCGCCGGAAGATCCGAACGCCTACCGCGACCCGAACGCGCCGCCGGCCCCGCCGGCACCTCCCGCGCTGCCGGCCCCGCCGCAGCCGACGCAGCCGGTGCAGTCGCAGGGAAGCAGCTGGTTCTGACTTGCGAGTGTGAACGCCAGGCCGGCCCACTCGTCGTCCCCGCGCAGGCGGGGACCCATGCGGCGAGTCCAGCGTCGGCATTGTCGACGCATTCCAGTCCGTTCCGGCATACCGGATGCGCTTGTCCGGCATGGCCGGAATGGCGACGCTGTCCGCCTTGTCCTACGAACAAGGACGGGCTCATCCTATTTCGTGCAGCCCGGCGGGCGCGCATCATGGCTTCACACACATAGACGAACGGAGAAGACCATGAAAACCTACCAAACCGCGATGATCGGCGCACTGATGGCAATGAGCCTGGCAGCCTGCAGCTCGACCGGCACCGGCAGCGGCGACATGAATGGCAACATGAGCACGGCGCCCGTCAACGGCAGCGTCCAGAGCGGCAGCTCGTCTTCCGGCACCACGTCCAGCGGCATGTCGAGCGGCAGCAGCATGAGCGGCACCACCAACTCGGGCACCATGGGCACCGCCGGCAACGGCGCTGCCGGCACCTCGTCCTCGGGCATGACCAACAACACCTCGGGTTCGAACAACTGGGGCGGCGCCGACACCACGTCGGGCGCCACCGGCACCGGCACCACGCCGCCCACCTCGGGCGCCGGCACCCGCTAAGGTTTTCTACCTCCATGATGCCTGCGCCCGGCGCAGGTATCGAACGTCGACATGGCGCAGCGCCCACCGGTGCTGCGCCATGTGCTTTTTCCGGCCTGCGCCAACGCCGGGCTGCGGCGCACGGGTAGAATGCATGTCATCGCACCCTCCACCGCACCCATGAAAAACTGGTTCACGCGTCTTTTCGGCGGCGCCGATCCGGCGCCTGTTGTTTCCCCGGTCGCCGCCCCGGCATCCCCATCGTCTGCCGGCGGCGCGCCTGGCGCAGCAGCCGCGGCGCCCGCCGGCCCGTCCATGCAGGCGCCGCCGCCGGACCACGCCACCCTGGCGCGCCGGCTCGACCTCGCCTTTTGCCGCTGGCTTACCGATCCGGTACGCGGCGACGCCGCGGCGGCAGCCGAGCAGCGCATCCTGGCCGAGATCGCGCGCCTGGCCGGCAATCCGGCCGCAGCTGGCGACCTGGTGCCGCGCGTGCCGGCGGTGGTGCCGCAACTGCTGAAAAGCCTGCGCGACGAGAGCGTGTCCAGCGCCGACCTGGCGCGCCAGATCGCGCGCGACGCGGTGCTGGTGGCGGAAACGATCCGCGAAGCCAACAGCCCGCTGTTCCGGCGCGGCGCGCCGGTGCGCAGCATCGACGCCGCCGTCATGGTGCTGGGCGAGAGCGGCCTGCGCATCCTGCTGGC
The genomic region above belongs to Massilia forsythiae and contains:
- a CDS encoding penicillin-binding protein 1A; its protein translation is MANHVPQAPGRQSKPKSFGRVRGFILLALAALLLLAAGVAGYVMLRVLPNVPALDAVTDYRPKIPLRIYTADNVLIGEFGEEHRDFVPIKQIPDLMKKSLLAIEDARFYEHGAIDVKRALGAVGANIRSGFGAGGASTITMQVARNFFLSREKRLGRKINEIALAYKIEAALSKDEILELYMNQIYLGQRAYGFSSAARTYFNKRLDQLSVAETAMLAGLPQNPSRHNPVANPKRARERQHTVLARMRALDYISEAEYQKALAEPLHINTRGQEFDTHAEYVAELARQAVYSQFKEEAYTRGIRVTTTILKAEQEAAYASVRRNVIAYDQRHGYRGPEGRMELPDDPVEREDAINEALGRRPVSDGLLPAVVLAASAKSVRVETVDGDTVDIKGAGLKFAAAGLAGNAKDTLRIAPGAIVRVARDAKDNWSITQVPQVAAAFVAIDADSGAYHALVGGFDYNFQKFNHVTQAWRQPGSGMKPFIYSAAVEKGYSPATRILDAPLDLAGEDAGKTWSPQNDDFKWDGPISMRRALAESKNVPSVRLLRAVSVPFSHEFLGRFGFDLARQPKNFTLALGTGSVTPLQMAGAYAVFANGGYAVQPYLIAKIEDADGKIIQQAKPPTVHNEEQRVLDARNAFITDSMLRDVTRYGTGAAATKALGRNDIAGKTGTTSDAVDGWFSGYGGNVVAVAWMGYDDPKSLGGREFGATLALPIWIDYMKVALAKRPQEERAQPEGLVRENDDWVYAEYAETPVLGGVDLDQQPAADPNAAPEDPNAYRDPNAPPAPPAPPALPAPPQPTQPVQSQGSSWF
- a CDS encoding OPT family oligopeptide transporter, with protein sequence MPYDPQPPAVKPYIPASSALPEMTLRALVMGVVLGMVFGASSLYLVLKVGLTVSASIPVAVIAITLFGLAKKAGGRESTILENSITQTAGSAGESLAFGLGVTMPAIMILGFDLEISRVMLVGILGGLLGILMMIPMRRTMIVDQHRELKYPEGTACAEVLKAAATPSSREAAGEARLEGSSEALAARRRAIIIFGGFGLGLLYKVFNISLKLWKDTVDFVFGAPLKAGSAGAEISPELLGVGYIIGPRIAMTMAAGGVLSYLLLIPMIKFFGELLTVPLAPGTMLIKDMGPDDIRSAYVLYIGAGAVAAGGLVSLARSLPTIWNGLKGGLAGMRMGAPSTAGASAGVPGAPLPRTEQDIPLKWVVIGCLGIIAVITFATPLHMNLLGALLILVFGFLFSTVSSRLTGEVGSSSNPISGMAVATLLFTCLIFLAMGWTGGRYYVTALSVGAIVCIAASNAGTTSQDLKTGYLVGATPRLQQYAILAGAFASALILGPILLKLNDAGTVYVPTAQAAPQLQALRVDVSKLDASAQLQGPQAASDHNTYKVWQKTDTDGGPAGKYLVRPDGSLAYLVDPGINGQFHTRPDGTEVKKYDAPKAVLMSYIIKGILDQQLPWTLVLFGVMIALVLEMAGVQSLAFSVGVYLPLVSTLPIAIGGLIRWLADRRNGTLPQYAGLNEEELQAAGDRSSGTLLASGYIAGGALAGIIIAITAGVLTDFDTRMSKWAESMNPFFAGANADLLSLLPYAAICVLLYWVAREKSQH
- a CDS encoding HDOD domain-containing protein, which gives rise to MKNWFTRLFGGADPAPVVSPVAAPASPSSAGGAPGAAAAAPAGPSMQAPPPDHATLARRLDLAFCRWLTDPVRGDAAAAAEQRILAEIARLAGNPAAAGDLVPRVPAVVPQLLKSLRDESVSSADLARQIARDAVLVAETIREANSPLFRRGAPVRSIDAAVMVLGESGLRILLARVAFRPIINMQGGPGGVARLVAPRLWAQSDKCALAASLLAADLGADPFEAYLAGLMLNLGLIVALRIIDRLEQPLVPQSDAFCVDLLAGARALSAAIAAHWELPPFVAGAIVRAGRPGTIPLAEALGRADLLAKLRLLVDHGVYPADEPSLQPLLAGAAGDCFARLGDAGA